A window from Kovacikia minuta CCNUW1 encodes these proteins:
- a CDS encoding amino acid ABC transporter ATP-binding protein → MSEAIIRTESLYKSFGPLEVLKGISTEIQKGEVVAVIGPSGCGKSTLLRCMNLLETPTRGRIYFRDQEITSPKTNISKVRQEVGMVFQHFHLFPHMTVLQNITYAPLKIEKVSAAEARDTAMDLLNKMGLAEKANVYPAKLSGGQKQRVAIARALAMKPEIILFDEPTSALDPEMVQEVLEVMKSLASSGMTMAIVTHEMGFARDVSSRVWFLNQGLLAEDAPPQEFFSNPRCERAQQFLERMLQ, encoded by the coding sequence ATGAGCGAAGCCATTATTCGAACCGAATCTCTCTATAAATCCTTTGGCCCATTGGAAGTGCTGAAGGGCATTTCAACGGAGATTCAGAAGGGTGAGGTGGTTGCTGTGATTGGGCCTTCTGGTTGCGGCAAATCTACCTTGCTCCGCTGCATGAATTTGTTGGAGACCCCCACCAGAGGACGCATTTACTTCCGGGATCAGGAGATTACTTCACCCAAGACAAACATCTCGAAGGTGCGGCAGGAGGTGGGGATGGTGTTTCAGCACTTTCACCTGTTTCCCCACATGACGGTGCTGCAAAACATTACCTATGCACCGCTGAAGATTGAAAAGGTGTCTGCGGCGGAAGCTCGGGATACAGCGATGGATTTGCTCAACAAAATGGGGTTAGCGGAGAAGGCGAATGTTTATCCTGCTAAGCTGTCGGGTGGGCAGAAGCAGCGGGTCGCGATCGCCCGTGCCCTGGCAATGAAACCGGAAATCATTTTATTTGACGAACCTACGTCGGCGCTAGACCCAGAAATGGTACAGGAGGTGCTGGAGGTGATGAAATCGCTGGCAAGTTCGGGCATGACAATGGCGATCGTTACCCATGAAATGGGCTTTGCCCGTGATGTTTCCAGTCGAGTGTGGTTCTTAAATCAGGGACTACTGGCGGAAGATGCTCCCCCCCAAGAATTTTTCAGCAATCCCAGGTGTGAACGGGCACAGCAATTTTTGGAGCGGATGTTGCAGTAG
- a CDS encoding DUF4340 domain-containing protein — MIYNGFPLTAHVMKLQRTPLILLLIALLFGSVVLIYETQGKPRQEMAETKKGQIFGFKEEEVKALNLTTQTQKLSFVKTPAGKVEANQKQNQKQDSKPSNQTEKNLSDVPVWMMTTPQKGLAEEASIAYLLNLFATGQHQQTLTIPAAKRAEFGLDKPLAIAEVKLSNQQTHRLVLGKPNFDRSAIYAQADPPANPTGDLTVILVSMDFENAVTRPLSEWQAKEKQAGRKDNKSD, encoded by the coding sequence ATGATTTATAATGGTTTTCCCCTTACTGCTCACGTCATGAAGCTGCAACGAACGCCCCTAATCCTACTGCTGATTGCATTACTCTTTGGGAGTGTTGTCCTGATTTATGAGACTCAGGGGAAACCCCGTCAGGAGATGGCTGAGACAAAGAAAGGGCAGATTTTTGGGTTTAAAGAGGAAGAGGTGAAGGCATTAAATTTGACCACCCAAACGCAAAAGCTATCGTTTGTGAAAACCCCTGCGGGAAAGGTGGAAGCGAATCAGAAACAGAATCAGAAACAGGACTCTAAACCGTCGAACCAAACGGAGAAAAATCTTTCCGATGTTCCGGTTTGGATGATGACGACTCCGCAGAAGGGACTGGCAGAGGAGGCGTCGATCGCCTACCTGCTCAATTTATTTGCCACTGGACAGCACCAACAAACCCTCACAATTCCAGCCGCAAAGCGAGCAGAGTTTGGGTTGGATAAGCCCCTGGCGATCGCAGAAGTCAAACTCAGCAATCAGCAAACCCATCGCCTGGTGTTGGGCAAGCCCAACTTCGATCGCAGTGCAATTTATGCTCAAGCCGATCCGCCTGCCAATCCAACCGGAGATCTCACCGTGATCCTCGTTTCAATGGACTTTGAGAACGCTGTTACCAGACCCCTTTCGGAGTGGCAGGCTAAGGAGAAGCAGGCAGGTAGAAAGGATAACAAATCGGACTGA
- a CDS encoding iron uptake porin, producing MRSHWYILNSALILGSGFLFQAVAIADDVSAIQSPDVSPNIATLPQSEESGESIPLPNEMTGMDQVTAVSQLTDVRPTDWAFQALQSLVERYGCIVGYPDKTYRGNRSLSRYEFAAGLNACLDLINELISAATADLVRKEDLEALRKLTEQFAGELAALRGRVNNLEARTATLETRQFSTTTKLSGEVITYLGDAFGKEASDVNNATFNYRARLNFDTSFTGTDRLRVRLQAANFNLFSAGNPNITNQRGGGFGAPQRFATTYPDAFSDEARLLPTFASGGLNNSAFRIHFLGYDFAVGDRLNLHIHAGETDPTFLGADPVTPFSDFATGSLSNFANSNPAYYPMGNRAGFGFDYKLTDWLAIAGGYAGQSADGIGDANLPGPSSGIFNGGYSAFGQITLYANSLTAGVFYLNSYTPQYGIDTLAGSNAAKISTGGFSTENDDRVSANHYGFVANYKVSDWLQVGGWLGYSNARVLGTDTLGVPTGNRGDVKVLNYAITLAFPDLLLKSNLGGIVFGMQPKVTETSNARVAAAIGLPDGEREDRDTGFHIEAFYRLQLNDNISITPGFFWLTAPNQDSRNPDAFVGVIRTSFTF from the coding sequence GTGAGGTCACATTGGTATATTCTGAATTCTGCCCTAATTTTGGGGAGCGGATTTCTATTTCAGGCAGTTGCGATCGCGGACGACGTTTCAGCGATTCAATCGCCAGATGTTTCGCCCAATATTGCTACTTTGCCCCAGAGTGAAGAATCAGGGGAAAGTATTCCGTTGCCAAACGAAATGACTGGCATGGATCAGGTGACAGCAGTTTCCCAGCTAACCGATGTCAGGCCAACGGACTGGGCATTTCAGGCATTACAATCCCTGGTAGAGCGCTACGGCTGCATTGTCGGCTATCCGGATAAAACCTACCGGGGCAACCGCTCACTTAGCCGTTACGAGTTTGCTGCGGGTCTCAACGCCTGTCTCGATCTGATAAACGAGCTAATTTCCGCTGCTACTGCTGACCTGGTTAGAAAAGAAGATCTGGAAGCTCTACGTAAGCTGACCGAGCAATTTGCGGGTGAACTGGCTGCTCTGCGGGGGCGGGTGAATAATCTGGAAGCCCGCACTGCGACCCTGGAAACGCGACAATTCTCAACAACAACCAAGCTCAGTGGCGAGGTGATTACTTATTTGGGGGATGCGTTTGGAAAGGAGGCGAGCGATGTCAATAATGCCACCTTCAACTATCGCGCCCGGCTCAATTTTGATACCAGCTTTACGGGCACCGATCGCCTGCGCGTGCGGCTCCAGGCTGCTAACTTCAACCTGTTTAGTGCGGGCAATCCCAATATCACGAACCAACGGGGAGGCGGATTTGGTGCCCCGCAGCGGTTTGCCACCACCTACCCCGACGCCTTTTCAGACGAAGCCCGGTTGTTACCGACGTTTGCATCTGGCGGGCTTAATAACAGTGCATTCAGGATTCATTTCCTGGGATATGACTTTGCCGTAGGCGATCGGCTGAATCTGCACATTCATGCAGGCGAAACAGACCCAACTTTTCTGGGGGCAGACCCGGTGACGCCCTTCAGCGACTTTGCTACCGGTTCCCTGTCTAACTTTGCCAACTCTAACCCTGCGTATTATCCCATGGGTAATCGGGCAGGTTTTGGGTTTGACTACAAGCTAACCGATTGGCTGGCGATCGCAGGCGGTTACGCTGGACAAAGTGCCGACGGGATTGGTGATGCCAACCTACCTGGTCCCAGTTCAGGAATTTTCAATGGCGGCTACAGTGCTTTTGGGCAGATTACCCTCTATGCCAACAGTCTGACGGCGGGTGTGTTTTACCTGAACTCCTACACGCCCCAGTATGGAATCGACACCCTGGCGGGTAGCAATGCCGCCAAGATTAGTACAGGGGGATTCAGCACCGAAAATGACGATCGTGTCAGCGCCAACCATTACGGATTTGTTGCCAATTACAAAGTTAGCGACTGGCTTCAGGTTGGGGGGTGGCTCGGTTATTCCAACGCACGGGTCCTGGGAACCGATACCTTGGGCGTCCCAACGGGAAACCGGGGCGATGTCAAGGTTTTGAACTATGCCATCACCCTGGCATTCCCCGATCTATTGCTAAAGAGCAATCTGGGGGGAATTGTGTTTGGGATGCAACCGAAAGTCACTGAAACCAGCAATGCCAGAGTTGCAGCGGCGATCGGCTTACCCGATGGTGAACGGGAAGATCGGGATACCGGATTCCACATCGAAGCCTTTTATCGGCTCCAGTTAAATGACAACATCTCCATCACTCCAGGCTTCTTCTGGTTAACCGCTCCCAACCAGGACAGCCGCAACCCGGACGCCTTTGTAGGAGTGATTCGGACTTCGTTTACGTTCTAA
- a CDS encoding PAS domain-containing protein: MNSGKSTAGSGFGDVPNQPSPIESSQSQVNTTNSPLGSADRPSQAFFEAAIDAICHVNASIASFRVFPNREWHHDYRSTGTQAVFGFTAEEFITDKSLWLTRVHPVDQEAVLTCFEQALTDGVTTVEYRYYHRDGSLRWISDTFTSRWVEPDNCWIVTVMGIDITDRKQTEIALQESKERYTFAVQAGQVGVWEWDVQTNGVHIDPQLKTMLGFAENEISDEIDVWRRLIHPDDLERVTGAMADYLAGQSSEYALEHRMLHRDGSIRWFLTQGVAFRTADGQPYRIVGTRTDITERKRLTLALQASEAKLNNILDNAIAAIASFRVFADRSWEHDYFSPGFEPIFGYTPQELMADKFLWTSRVLPEDWDTNIMPLFEDFFAERPVKAEYRFFRQDGAVRWISSYFTSLRDAASDCWIVTVVSTDISDRKQAEEALKRQAVWEQVLRTISQRIRQSLDLEQILSTAVTEIHRLLQADRVLILRLYPSGVGQVIKEAVVPEYPVTDEMRRVDEFSSECYEQYRQGQPYIVPNGAIDTRAACVADFMPEVGVRSKMVAPITHHPENAAIEVWGLLIVHACSYQRRWQGMEAEFLQQVSNQLAIAIQQADFYQQLQTELAEHKQTESAMQQAMEREQQIRERERFIATIAQNIRQSLNFNNILNTTVAEVRQFLEVDRVLIYCFNPDWSGQIVAESVQQDSYSIIRESIDDPCFQEAVHHPYQQGRIHAVNDVLTADLHPCYVQFLTRLQVRAVLVVPILVQQDLWGLLIAHQCTEPREWQQVSWYLLRQLSTQLAIGIHQSELYSQVQQLNANLENQVQERTVELQRSLEFEALLKRITDHVRDSLDEGQILQTVVRELACGLSLKGCDVALNDIKRQVSVIRYEHISEDIPSAQGREVPIDHADGVLNQLLQGKTFQFCRIVPDPTRPFERQFTVLGCPIIDSQTVLGDLWLFRHCEATFSEPEIRLVQQVANQCAIAIRQARLYETAQTQVIELGRLNQLKDDFLSTVSHELRTPISSIKMATQMLEIILFNSSQDNRQDELNSASLTLDSASLQRLRRYFQILRDESEREIDLINNLLDLTRLDDETDPLLTNTIHLEIWLPHVAEPFVERITNHEQQLQFDLAPNLPALNTDLTCLQRILSELLTNACKYTPAGETIRVSARLVKNAGGEGEDTETGGHGDAETLIQHSKFGSADSPEANIQNSPHPSLLICVSNTGVEIPSHELSQIFDKFYRIPNNDPWKYGGTGLGLALVQKLVNRLGATIWVESTGGQTTFTLQFSIANQNLGTRE; the protein is encoded by the coding sequence ATGAACTCTGGCAAGTCAACGGCTGGCTCTGGTTTTGGTGATGTTCCAAATCAGCCTTCCCCGATTGAGTCTTCCCAGAGCCAGGTCAACACCACAAATTCACCTCTTGGTTCTGCCGATCGCCCATCACAGGCGTTTTTTGAAGCAGCGATTGATGCCATTTGCCATGTCAATGCTTCGATTGCAAGTTTTCGCGTCTTTCCTAACCGGGAATGGCACCATGACTACCGTTCTACTGGAACCCAGGCAGTCTTTGGTTTTACAGCAGAGGAATTTATTACAGACAAATCGCTCTGGCTGACACGGGTACATCCGGTTGATCAGGAAGCCGTGCTGACCTGTTTTGAACAGGCTTTGACAGATGGTGTGACGACCGTAGAGTATCGCTACTACCACCGGGATGGTTCGCTCCGCTGGATATCAGATACATTCACCAGTCGTTGGGTTGAGCCTGACAACTGTTGGATTGTGACGGTGATGGGGATCGATATCACCGATCGCAAGCAAACGGAAATTGCTTTACAGGAAAGCAAAGAACGGTATACGTTCGCCGTTCAAGCGGGGCAGGTAGGGGTATGGGAATGGGATGTTCAAACTAATGGCGTTCACATTGATCCCCAGCTAAAAACCATGTTAGGGTTTGCCGAGAACGAGATTTCGGATGAAATTGACGTGTGGCGCAGACTTATTCACCCAGATGATCTGGAGCGGGTGACTGGCGCTATGGCGGATTATTTGGCGGGGCAATCGTCCGAATATGCGTTAGAACATCGGATGCTGCATCGGGATGGCAGTATCCGATGGTTTTTGACCCAGGGAGTTGCCTTTCGGACCGCAGACGGGCAACCCTACCGGATAGTGGGAACGCGAACAGACATTACTGAACGCAAACGGCTTACTCTGGCGCTTCAGGCTTCTGAAGCCAAGCTCAACAATATTCTGGATAACGCGATCGCAGCAATTGCCAGTTTTCGCGTCTTTGCCGATCGCAGTTGGGAGCATGACTACTTCTCCCCTGGTTTTGAGCCGATCTTTGGCTACACTCCCCAGGAGCTAATGGCAGATAAGTTTTTGTGGACGTCACGGGTGCTACCAGAGGATTGGGACACGAATATCATGCCCCTGTTTGAAGACTTCTTTGCCGAGCGCCCTGTAAAAGCAGAATATCGCTTTTTTCGTCAGGATGGGGCAGTACGATGGATTTCGAGCTATTTCACTTCCCTCCGAGATGCGGCAAGTGATTGCTGGATAGTGACAGTAGTTAGCACCGATATTAGCGATCGCAAACAGGCAGAAGAGGCACTCAAGCGGCAAGCAGTCTGGGAACAGGTACTCAGAACCATTTCTCAGCGAATCCGCCAATCCCTCGATTTGGAACAGATTTTGTCTACGGCTGTCACCGAAATTCACCGTCTGCTTCAGGCTGACCGGGTACTGATCCTGCGTCTGTACCCCAGTGGAGTAGGACAGGTGATCAAAGAAGCCGTGGTTCCCGAATATCCCGTTACGGACGAAATGCGTCGGGTCGATGAATTTTCATCGGAATGCTACGAGCAGTACCGCCAGGGGCAACCCTACATTGTGCCAAATGGGGCAATTGATACCAGGGCTGCCTGCGTTGCAGACTTTATGCCAGAGGTGGGGGTGCGCTCAAAAATGGTGGCTCCGATTACCCACCACCCTGAAAATGCTGCGATCGAAGTCTGGGGGCTGTTGATTGTGCATGCCTGTTCCTATCAGCGCCGCTGGCAAGGGATGGAGGCAGAATTTTTACAGCAGGTCAGCAATCAGTTGGCGATCGCGATCCAGCAGGCAGATTTTTATCAACAGTTGCAGACCGAACTGGCTGAACACAAACAAACTGAATCAGCCATGCAACAGGCAATGGAGCGGGAACAACAAATTCGAGAGCGAGAACGGTTTATTGCCACCATTGCTCAAAATATTCGCCAGTCGCTCAACTTCAACAACATTTTAAATACGACGGTTGCAGAAGTACGCCAGTTTTTAGAGGTCGATCGGGTGTTGATTTATTGCTTCAACCCCGACTGGAGCGGTCAAATTGTTGCAGAGTCGGTGCAACAGGACTCCTATTCGATTATTCGAGAATCCATTGATGATCCGTGCTTTCAGGAAGCCGTCCACCATCCTTACCAACAGGGCCGCATCCATGCGGTGAACGATGTCCTGACAGCAGATTTGCACCCCTGCTATGTCCAATTTCTGACCCGCTTGCAGGTGCGGGCGGTGTTGGTGGTTCCGATTTTGGTTCAGCAGGATCTTTGGGGCTTACTCATTGCCCATCAATGCACAGAACCGCGCGAATGGCAGCAGGTTAGCTGGTATCTCTTGCGTCAACTCAGCACCCAACTGGCAATTGGCATTCATCAGTCTGAGTTGTACTCGCAGGTGCAACAACTCAACGCAAATCTAGAAAATCAGGTGCAGGAACGCACGGTTGAATTGCAGCGATCGCTGGAGTTTGAGGCACTCCTGAAACGAATCACTGACCACGTTCGGGACAGTTTGGATGAAGGTCAAATTTTGCAGACAGTCGTGCGGGAGCTTGCTTGTGGCCTGTCCCTGAAAGGCTGTGACGTGGCATTAAATGACATCAAACGGCAGGTATCCGTCATTCGTTATGAACATATCTCTGAAGATATTCCCTCTGCTCAAGGGCGTGAAGTGCCTATTGACCACGCTGATGGTGTGCTCAACCAACTGTTGCAGGGAAAAACTTTCCAGTTTTGTCGAATTGTTCCCGATCCAACCCGCCCGTTTGAACGGCAATTTACCGTTCTGGGTTGCCCCATTATTGATAGTCAGACGGTTTTAGGCGATCTGTGGTTATTTCGGCACTGCGAGGCAACCTTTAGTGAACCAGAAATTCGCCTGGTTCAGCAAGTCGCCAACCAATGTGCGATCGCCATTCGCCAAGCCCGTCTGTATGAAACCGCCCAAACCCAGGTCATCGAACTAGGGCGCTTGAACCAACTGAAAGACGATTTTCTGAGCACCGTTTCCCACGAACTCCGCACTCCCATATCTAGCATCAAAATGGCAACCCAAATGCTAGAAATCATCCTGTTTAACAGTTCCCAGGACAACCGCCAGGATGAACTAAATTCTGCCTCACTGACACTAGATTCCGCATCTCTGCAACGATTACGCCGCTATTTCCAAATCTTGCGGGATGAATCTGAGCGTGAAATTGACTTGATCAATAACCTGCTAGACCTGACCCGTCTGGATGACGAAACCGATCCACTACTTACCAACACCATCCACCTGGAGATTTGGTTACCTCATGTGGCAGAACCTTTCGTAGAGCGCATTACAAACCATGAGCAACAACTCCAATTTGACCTTGCCCCCAACCTTCCTGCCCTCAACACTGACCTGACTTGCCTTCAGCGCATCCTTTCCGAACTCTTAACCAACGCCTGTAAATATACGCCAGCGGGAGAAACGATCCGGGTGTCAGCACGGCTTGTGAAAAATGCTGGGGGAGAAGGAGAAGACACGGAGACCGGGGGACACGGAGACGCGGAGACTTTAATTCAACATTCAAAATTTGGCTCGGCTGACTCACCGGAAGCCAACATTCAAAATTCTCCCCACCCCTCACTACTCATCTGTGTCAGCAATACTGGAGTTGAAATCCCTTCCCATGAGCTTTCCCAGATTTTTGATAAGTTCTACCGAATTCCCAACAATGATCCCTGGAAATATGGTGGTACAGGGTTAGGATTAGCACTGGTACAAAAATTAGTGAATCGCTTAGGCGCGACGATTTGGGTAGAAAGCACCGGAGGACAAACAACCTTCACCCTCCAATTTTCGATCGCCAATCAGAACCTGGGGACTAGGGAGTAG
- a CDS encoding ABC transporter substrate-binding protein/permease: MKRKLWLFPVVLALVVGFHTIANYIHSSTAFAQSTVGKDELIMTTSPDYPPYEFYDTKGDERKIVGFDIDIANYIAKQLKFKLKIQESDFNGLIPALQANRADFVMAGMTPTAERRKNVDFSIIYYEAKDVIIAPKGSNLTQPQDLEGKRVGVQLGTIQEQNAKKIAEKFKGIELKQLNRVPDIIQEIKSKRIDAAIVENTVATGFAQANPDLEFNPIPSEEESGSAIAFPKGSKLVAPFNKVLTQMKTSGELTRLSEKWFSQSTAAQAAATTPTQPEKKKGFNLEFSRIAGDIPFILAGIPVTLLFTFLSVFFGLIWATILSLFKISGLKPLQWFANAYTSIFRGTPLLLQLSLIYYATPQLTGYDIPALQAGVATFTLNSGAYMSETIRAGIQAVDKGQGEAAKSLGVPYWLMMWDVILPQALKNILPALVNETVSLLKDSSLVSTIGVVEILRSAQIVGANKYIYFEPLLFAGLIYYILVMGLTSVASLLERRLRRSD; this comes from the coding sequence ATGAAACGAAAATTATGGTTATTTCCAGTAGTGCTGGCGCTTGTTGTGGGGTTTCACACGATCGCCAATTACATCCACTCATCCACGGCCTTTGCTCAATCAACGGTGGGCAAAGATGAACTGATCATGACAACTTCCCCCGACTATCCGCCCTACGAGTTCTATGACACCAAAGGAGATGAGCGGAAAATTGTTGGGTTTGACATCGATATTGCCAACTACATTGCCAAACAATTGAAATTTAAGCTAAAGATTCAGGAATCTGATTTTAATGGTTTGATTCCGGCTCTACAAGCGAACCGGGCAGATTTTGTCATGGCAGGTATGACACCCACTGCCGAACGCAGGAAAAATGTAGATTTTTCCATCATTTATTACGAAGCAAAAGATGTCATCATTGCGCCCAAAGGTAGCAATTTAACCCAACCGCAAGACCTGGAAGGGAAGCGGGTAGGCGTTCAACTTGGCACCATTCAAGAGCAGAACGCCAAAAAAATTGCCGAAAAGTTTAAGGGAATTGAACTGAAGCAACTCAACCGGGTCCCAGACATTATTCAGGAGATTAAGTCGAAACGAATCGATGCGGCGATCGTCGAAAATACTGTTGCCACAGGGTTTGCTCAGGCTAACCCGGATTTGGAATTTAATCCGATTCCCTCAGAAGAGGAGTCCGGGTCTGCGATCGCCTTCCCCAAAGGGTCTAAACTCGTCGCCCCCTTCAACAAAGTTCTTACCCAGATGAAGACAAGTGGTGAACTGACCCGCCTATCCGAGAAATGGTTTTCCCAAAGCACTGCCGCTCAAGCTGCCGCAACAACACCCACTCAACCCGAAAAGAAAAAGGGGTTCAATCTTGAGTTCAGCCGGATTGCTGGGGATATCCCCTTTATCCTGGCGGGTATCCCAGTCACCCTGCTGTTTACTTTCCTGTCAGTTTTTTTTGGATTGATTTGGGCAACCATTCTCTCCCTGTTCAAGATTTCTGGCTTAAAACCCTTGCAGTGGTTTGCCAACGCCTACACCTCTATTTTTCGGGGCACTCCCCTGCTGTTGCAACTTTCGCTCATTTACTACGCCACCCCCCAGCTCACCGGCTACGATATCCCCGCCCTGCAAGCTGGGGTTGCCACCTTTACCTTGAACTCCGGTGCCTACATGTCAGAAACCATTCGGGCTGGAATTCAGGCAGTCGATAAAGGACAGGGTGAAGCCGCAAAATCGTTGGGTGTCCCCTACTGGCTAATGATGTGGGACGTAATTTTACCCCAGGCGTTAAAAAATATCCTGCCCGCCCTGGTCAATGAAACTGTCAGTTTATTAAAAGACTCCTCCCTGGTTTCCACGATCGGAGTCGTAGAAATCCTCCGCAGTGCCCAGATTGTTGGAGCCAACAAATACATCTACTTTGAACCACTGCTGTTCGCCGGATTAATCTACTACATTCTAGTTATGGGGCTAACTTCTGTTGCCTCCTTACTAGAAAGACGACTGAGACGAAGCGATTAA
- the purU gene encoding formyltetrahydrofolate deformylase codes for MSSPTATLLVSCPDQKGLVAKLANFIYANGGDIIHADHHTDSTAGLFLSRIEWLLDGFYLPREIIGPAFNAIAQPLQANWQLHFSDAAPRIAIWVSRQDHCLFDLIWRQRAGEFKAEIPLIISNHEDLGAIAHQFNIDYQHISITKENKLEQEAKQLELLQRYKIDLVILAKYMQILSPDFVARFPKVINIHHSFLPAFAGANPYQRAYERGVKIIGATAHYVTADLDEGPIIEQDVVRVSHRDDVADLIRKGKDLERVVLARATRLHLQNRVLVYGNRTVVFG; via the coding sequence ATGTCGTCTCCTACAGCAACACTCCTGGTTTCCTGCCCCGATCAGAAAGGGCTGGTGGCAAAACTTGCTAACTTTATTTATGCCAATGGCGGTGATATCATCCATGCCGATCACCATACAGACTCTACGGCAGGATTGTTTCTGAGTCGAATTGAGTGGTTATTGGATGGGTTTTACCTTCCCCGTGAAATTATTGGTCCAGCGTTTAATGCCATTGCTCAACCGCTTCAAGCCAATTGGCAACTTCATTTTTCCGACGCCGCTCCCCGCATTGCAATTTGGGTCAGCCGTCAGGATCACTGTTTGTTCGATTTAATCTGGCGGCAGCGAGCAGGGGAATTCAAGGCAGAAATTCCATTGATTATCAGCAATCACGAGGATTTGGGGGCGATCGCTCACCAATTCAACATCGATTACCAGCACATTTCCATTACCAAAGAAAACAAACTGGAACAGGAAGCCAAACAGCTCGAATTGTTGCAACGCTACAAGATTGATTTAGTCATCCTGGCGAAATACATGCAAATTCTGAGTCCGGATTTTGTTGCCCGCTTTCCCAAAGTAATTAATATCCATCATTCATTTTTGCCTGCCTTTGCAGGTGCCAACCCTTACCAACGCGCCTACGAGCGGGGCGTCAAAATTATCGGGGCAACCGCCCACTACGTCACCGCTGACCTGGATGAAGGACCCATCATCGAGCAGGATGTGGTGCGGGTCAGCCACCGGGATGATGTGGCTGACCTGATTCGGAAGGGCAAAGACCTGGAACGGGTTGTTTTGGCAAGGGCAACCCGGTTGCACCTACAAAATCGGGTTCTGGTCTATGGCAACCGGACGGTGGTGTTTGGGTAG
- a CDS encoding bifunctional aminoglycoside phosphotransferase/ATP-binding protein: MTETLLPELIQQMMQPEFYPHPVAEPIQLIQTHVSYVLLTGDFAYKVKKSVNFGFLDFSTLEKRHHFCQEELRLNQRGAAELYLEVLPLTQSGEKYALNGTGEPVEYAVKMRQFPAGTLFSDLFEQGKLTGELLQRLAKVLAQFHAKGEINDYIRSFGKVSQVRLAIDENYDQTESYIGGPQTQQQFDETRQYTDRLFAEQEALFNSRIENNWIRECHGDVHLRNIALWNDEILLFDCIEFNEPFRFVDVMFDVAYIVMDLDARDRRDLSNLFLNAYVEQMGDWEGLQVLPLYLSRQSYVRAKVTSFLLNDPSIPAAVKQSSRETAARYYRLAWEYTQPQQGSLTLMVGLSGSGKSTVARQLAQQTGAIHIRSDAVRKHLAGISLEERGGEHLYTPEMSQKTYDRLLELGVTLAKQGYSVILDAKYDRQPLRQAVIAQAEAHQLPLKILHCTAPLEVLQQRLRDRTGDVSDATADLLPQQQVDTFSETEQPYVVTLDTTQ, translated from the coding sequence ATGACAGAAACCCTTCTCCCTGAGCTGATTCAGCAGATGATGCAGCCGGAATTCTACCCCCATCCGGTAGCCGAACCCATCCAACTGATCCAAACCCATGTTTCCTACGTACTGTTGACTGGGGACTTTGCCTACAAAGTCAAAAAATCGGTCAATTTTGGATTCCTGGACTTCTCCACCCTGGAAAAACGCCATCATTTCTGCCAGGAAGAGTTGCGGCTGAATCAACGGGGAGCGGCAGAACTCTACCTGGAGGTTCTACCCCTGACCCAATCCGGTGAAAAGTACGCCTTAAATGGAACCGGAGAACCCGTCGAGTACGCGGTTAAAATGCGCCAGTTTCCGGCGGGAACCCTGTTCAGCGATCTGTTTGAGCAAGGAAAACTGACAGGAGAACTTCTACAGCGCTTAGCAAAGGTGCTTGCCCAATTTCATGCCAAGGGTGAAATCAACGACTACATCCGCAGTTTTGGCAAGGTTTCCCAGGTTCGACTTGCCATTGATGAGAACTACGACCAAACCGAGAGTTACATCGGTGGTCCCCAGACCCAGCAGCAGTTTGATGAAACCCGGCAGTACACCGATCGCCTCTTTGCTGAACAGGAAGCCCTGTTTAACAGCCGCATTGAAAACAACTGGATTCGAGAATGCCACGGGGATGTGCACCTCAGAAACATTGCCCTCTGGAATGACGAGATTCTGCTGTTTGACTGCATCGAGTTCAACGAACCCTTCCGCTTTGTCGATGTCATGTTCGATGTTGCCTACATCGTGATGGATCTGGATGCCCGCGATCGGCGCGATTTAAGTAATCTGTTTCTGAATGCTTACGTCGAGCAGATGGGCGACTGGGAAGGGCTTCAGGTGTTGCCCCTCTACCTCAGTCGTCAATCCTATGTGCGGGCAAAAGTAACCTCCTTCTTGCTCAACGATCCCAGCATCCCCGCAGCCGTCAAACAGTCTTCCAGGGAAACCGCCGCCCGCTACTACCGCCTCGCCTGGGAGTACACCCAACCCCAACAGGGTAGCCTGACGCTGATGGTGGGACTTTCCGGCTCTGGCAAAAGTACCGTCGCTCGCCAACTGGCACAGCAGACCGGCGCAATCCACATCCGCTCCGATGCGGTTCGCAAACACCTGGCAGGCATTTCCCTGGAGGAACGGGGCGGAGAACATCTCTACACCCCAGAGATGAGTCAGAAAACCTACGATCGCCTCCTGGAATTGGGAGTTACCCTGGCAAAACAGGGCTACTCCGTCATTCTGGATGCCAAATACGATCGCCAGCCCCTTCGCCAAGCCGTGATTGCTCAAGCCGAAGCCCACCAACTCCCCCTCAAAATCCTCCACTGCACCGCCCCGCTGGAGGTTTTGCAGCAGCGGTTGCGCGATCGCACAGGCGATGTTTCCGACGCCACCGCCGACCTCCTTCCCCAACAACAGGTGGACACTTTCAGCGAAACCGAACAACCCTACGTCGTTACTTTAGATACCACGCAATGA